The following is a genomic window from Mus musculus strain NOD/MrkTac chromosome 17 genomic contig, GRCm38.p6 alternate locus group NOD/MrkTac MMCHR17_NOD_IDD1.
CTGTCTTGTTCAGTTTAGGGGTATCCTACCTTTGTCAGTGTGTTATAGTTGCAGCCTGGGATCATTTCCTCTCTTTGTGGAAATGAGGAGAGCATTTCCTCTCTGTAAACACTGTAGATACTGTGATCCAGTTTCTGCCGGTCACAGGAATGCATAGCCCTGCTTTTGGGGAGCCATTTCCACTCTTGTTTGATCTGCATAAAGCTCAACAGCAGTAATATTTTGTGCCTTTGGTGTCCTGTCTCTTCTTCCACCCTCAGTGTCGAGGGGGAACCCAAGCTCAGGCCAGTCAGCCACCCCCGCAGACACCGCAGACTGTGGCCTCAGAGacggtagccttgaactcacaaacatcAGAACCAGTCGAAAGTGAAGCTCCTCCTCGAGAGCCCATGGAGTCAGAAGAAATGGAGGAACGTCCCCCAACCCAGACTCCAGAGCTTGCGCCCTCAGGCCCAGCTCCCGCAGGCCCAGCTCCCGCAGGCCCAGCTCCCGCGCCAGAGACAAATGCACCCAAGTGAGTGATGCAGGAAGCCTTTGGGGACTTGGACTGGGAAGGCTGTGAGGAGAGGAAAGTGGTTGCCAGGGGTGGATCTTTCAGTCGTAGTATAGCGGGGTCAGAGGTCAGCTCATGTAGATAAAGGTGGGTAGGCCTGGCAGCCTTGCAGAAGGCAGGGTGATCTCGGATGCCCCTGGAGCCGTGGAGCAGAGGCCTTGTCTAGGTTTGTGCTCCTTTGCACAGCACTGCTGGGGGATGGGAGCACTTTGCCTTCTCCTCTTGGCTGAGAGAGTCCCTGGGGATGGTAGGACTCTGAGGACAGCGTCACTCACTGGCCTCTGTGTCCGCAGCCACCCTTCCCCCGCAGAGCACGTGGAGGTGCTCCAGGAGCTTCAGCGCTTGCAGCGCCGTCTTCAGCCTTTCCTACAGCGCTACTGCGAGGTCCTGGGCGCTGCTGCCACCACAGACTACAACAACAACGTGAGCCCTTCAGTGCCTCCCTTCCTAGTACCTCAGAGCCGCAGACTGAGGCACACATAGTCCTTCACTGTCCTCAGGATTAGCACAGAATCCTCAGTAGGAGAGCATCCTGTGATGGGGGTGGTGACAGTCAGCATGTCCTTCATTGTTCAGGGAACGTACAGAATAAAAAGAATTTCAGGTGGTTGCTTAATATATGCCATGTTTTGTAGAAAATTCCATATGTGTATTGAATAGAatttatttgagattttttttttgttgttgggggggggggaacgctTTGGTTTATGCAGAAGCTTCCAGAGACAGAGGGCATGGCATAGTTTCAGAGGCAGTCATCCCTGttcttgctctttttttctttgctttcttttatttatttttaattcatttttaacactccatattccattcccctctccccatccctgttCTTAATATCATGCTTTTCTGGGTTTGACCTGGGTACAGCATGAGGGCCGTGAGGAGGACCAGAGGTTGATCAACTTGGTTGGGGAGAGCCTGCGGCTACTGGGCAACACTTTCGTGGCATTGTCTGATCTGCGCTGCAATCTAGCCTGTGCACCCCCACGGCACCTGCACGTGGTTCGGCCTATGTCTCACTACACGACTCCCATGGTGCTCCAGCAGGCAGCCATTCCCATTCAGGTGAGTGCGAGGAGCCTGGCTGGCAGGAGAGCAGGGAGCATGGTCCAGGAGGACGACTCCTGGCTTCTGGGAGGCTGGAAAGCAAGAAGCCTGGGGAGGCTGTGCTGGTGAAGCTATGGAGTCTTTAGAGGTGACTCTCCTGGCACTCTGGATTAGGCTCTTGTGTTTCTCATACCTATCTGTCTGCATGTCCATCTCTCTTCCAGATCAATGTGGGGACTACTGTGACCATGACAGGCAATGGGGCTCGGCCTCCACCAGCTCCTGGTGCGGAGGCAGCAACCCCAGGTTCTGCCCAGGCCacatccctgcctccctcttccaCCACTGTTGATTCATCAACTGAAGGAGCTCCCCCACCAGGGCCAGCACCGCCACCAGCCTCCAGCCACCCACGGGTCATCCGGATTTCCCACCAGAGTGTGGAGCCCGTGGTCATGATGCACATGAACATTCAAGGTGAGTTAGGACAGTTACTGGCAGAAGAGAGCCGTGGGAGCAGGGAGGGAAGGCCAGTGCTATGTGGGAAGGGCTCAAGGGAGGTGCTTTGGCCTTGGATTTGTGTGAAGGGAACCCAGCCTTCCTGTTGCCATGGGGACAGGGCAGGGTTTTGGAGGCATGACGGGTGGATGGCCTTGGCCCCACATTCTGAcagttttctgtctgtctgtctgcttgctcAGATTCTGGAGCACAGCCTGGTGGTGTGCCAAGTGCTCCCACTGGTCCACTGGGACCTCCTGGTCATGGACAGACCCTGGGTAAGAACAAGATGATGAGTGTAGGCTGAGAGCTCTGGGTAGAAAAAGGGGTAGGGCTGAGTGGGTGGGCTGAAGGGGTCCAGGTTCAAGGTTACATCAGACCCACCCCCCAGGCTCCACCCTCATCCAGctgccctccctgccccctgaGTTCATGCACGCCGTCGCCCACCAGATCACTCATCAGGCCATGGTGGCAGCTGTTGCCTCCGCGGCCGCAGGTAATGACCTGGAAGGGGAGGACTGGGCGGTGGGGCGTAGTTCATGGTGGTGGGCATTGTTTGCTGGCAGGCAAGGACTGAACCCTCAGCTTTCTTTGATGTCTCTTTTTGCTACACACAGGACAGCAGGTGCCCGGCTTCCCAACAGCACCAACTCGGGTGGTGATTGCCCGGCCAACTCCTCCACAGGCTCGGCCTTCCCATCCTGGgggacctccagtctctggaGCTCTGGTGAGCAAGGGTTGGGGGAAGTACCAGTGGGGAAATCCTGGTGGATTGTTGGAAGGACAAGACTGAATCCTCCTGTTCCCCAGCAGGGCGCTGGGCTGGGTACAAACACTTCATTGGCCCAGATGGTGAGCGGCCTTGTGGGGCAACTTCTTATGCAGCCTGTTCTTGTGGGTGAGTCCTGTTCTTTCCTAGCTCAAACTTTAGACATTTCCAGCTGCCACTGGGTATGACAGTGCCTGGGAGGCTGGGACTGGAGGATAACAGTTCAAGGACATCGTGGACTCTAGACTTGTAAGTTAGCCTGAGCTAATAAGGCCAATGAGCATCCATGCAGCAGTGCCTGATGACCCTCCCTGTCCTGCTCACTGGTCACACCTAGTCCCTGTGGAGTGGACacacttagtttttgttttcctgctggAAAGATGAGATGGGAATGAGGCAGCTAGAATATGGCTCTTGTTCACATTGTACTCTCCTTGGTTCCTGACAGCTCAGGGGACTCCAGGAATGGCTCAGgctcaggcccaggcccaggctcaggcccaggcccaggcccaggctccagctccggctccggctccagctccagctcctgccACTGCTTCAGCTAGTGCTGGTACTACCAACACAGCTACCACAGCTGGCCCTGCTCCTGGGGGTCCTGCccagcctccacctcctcagCCCTCTGCAGCTGATCTTCAGTTCTCTCAGCTCCTGGGAAATCTGCTGGGGCCTGCAGGGCCAGGGGCTGGGGGGCCAGGCATGGCTTCTCCCACCATCACTGTGGCAATGCCTGGTGTCCCTGCTTTTCTCCAGGGCATGACTGATTTTTTGCAGGTGAGTGGCCGGCTGTACTGCCCTTTTTACCCCCAGGCTCATAGAGCAATGGTATTCTGTTGTGGTTCTCTAGCTGCTGAGTGACAGCTCTGGAGTGGCTTATCCATTCAGTGTCCTAAGACGCTGAGATCAGAGCTggttcttgttgttcttgcagaggacctgggattgattcttagcacccacaaggtggttcacagccatctggaactccagttccagggaattcagcaccctcttctggtctctatgggaAATAGATACACACATTTCTCAGACATATAGGAAAGCAGAATGCCCATACACAATAAATACAGTGATAaaataggtttgtttgttttgttttttaaagtcaaGATCAGAATCTAGCTCTCTCACCTCTTACAGGCCTGTTGTTTGTGTCCGCAGTGCAATTTTATATTCTTGATCTTGTGGTCTTTATCTTCTATTCTTAATTCCTTCTTCTAGGCATCACAGACTGcccctccaccccctccacctcctccacccccaccccctgccccagagCAGCAGAGCACACCCCCACCAGGGTCTCCTTCTGGTGGAACAGCAAGCCCTGGAGGCTTAGGTCCTGAGAGCCTGCCACCAGAGTTTTTCACCTCAGTGGTGCAGGGCGTGTTGAGCTCCCTCCTGGGCTCCTTGGGGGCTCGAGCTGGCAGCAGTGAGAGTATCGCTGCCTTCATCCAACGCCTCAGTGGATCCAGCAACATCTTTGAGCCTGGGGCTGATGGCGCCCTTGGTAAGCAAGATGTGGGTGTTACAGTTTGGGGAAATAGCAGCCAGGGGAGGTAGTGGCCCTCCTTTACTAGTAAGATGGGATTAGCTGATGGTCTATGGGGCTAGGCAAGCAAGTGAAGGTAGTCGCTcacttctgtccctccctccctttccctagGATTCTTCGGAGCTCTGCTCTCTCTCCTGTGCCAGAATTTCTCCATGGTGGATGTGGTGATGCTTCTCCATGGCCATTTCCAGCCACTGCAGCGGCTCCAGCCACAGCTGCGATCTTTCTTCCACCAGCACTACCTGGGTGGCCAGGAGCCCACGCCTAGCAACATCCGGGTAAGTGAGAGCCCAGATCGCAGAGGTTTTCTTCTTCCCGGCCCTCTTTTTtaatcctgcctgcctgcctgttagACAGTGAAAGTTGTGCTTCAGCCCAAGCCCTGGGGTTGTAGGGGGTAGGAGAAAGGCTTTTGAAGGCTGTGGGCAAAACCTGACCTGTGGTGTTTCCTACAGATGGCGACCCACACACTGATCACTGGGCTGGAAGAGTATGTAAGGGAGAGTTTTGTAAGTGTCCTTTGTCTGTTTCCTTCCAGTCAGGGTTtgggttgggtgtgtgtgtgtgtgtctgtctgtctgtctgcctgcttccTCTTCTAGATCTTAAAGTACTGAAACGGAGTTCTTGGTGTGTCTTGTCTCAGTCTTTGGTACAGGTTCAGCCAGGTGTGGATATCATCCGGACAAATTTAGAATTTCTCCAAGAGCAGTTTAACAGCATTGCTGCTCATGTGCTGCACTGTACAGGTCAGGCTGGGGGCCAGCCAATCACAGGTAGTGTGTCCTGTCCACGCACGACTGCCAGAATCATGTGCTCTCTCACATCCTCCCCGCAGACAGTGGATTTGGAGCCCGGTTGCTGGAGCTGTGTAACCAGGgcctgtttgaatgcttggccctgaACCTCCACTGCTTGGGGGGACAGCAAATGGAGCTTGCTGCTGTCATCAATGGTCGAATTGTAAGTACCACCCAATTCTAGGTCTCTGGCTTTTTTGTTATGTCCTGtgagttttaattttcttctccaaATACTCTACCTGTTGCCCTGGATGTAATAGATTGCAAAAGTAGCTTGAGAGTTATATGGTCAATCTGTTTTCTGGCCCTCAGCGCCGCATGTCTCGCGGGGTGAATCCATCCTTGGTGAGCTGGCTGACAACCATGATGGGACTGAGGCTTCAGGTGGTCTTGGAGCACATGCCTGTGGGTCCCGACGCCATCCTCAGATATGTTCGTAGGGTTGGTGATCCTCCTCAGGTAAGGGATCCAATAGGGGGTGGTGTCAGGatgtaaagaaactgaagagatggcCTGGAGCAGCCCCTCCCACCACATCCCCTTTATATTTCTTTGACCAATTTCACAGACACTTCCTGAAGAGCCGATGGAAGTTCAGGGAGCAGAAAGAACTTCCCCTGAACCTCAGGTACTGTTTGAGAAGCCGAATAATATGGAGTAGATGGCTGTGAGAAAAGGGGCTTGGGAGCAAAGAATTCTGAAGTCTGGACCTTCCTGTTAAATGCTTTCTAGAGAGAGAATGCTTCCCCAGCCCCTGGAACAACAGCAGAAGAAGCCATGTCCCGAGGCCCGCCCCCTGCTCCTGAAGGAGGTTCCCGAGATGAACAGGATGGAGCTTCAGCTGATGCAGAACCCTGGGCAGCTGCAGTCCCCCCTGTAAGTGGCAGGAGGTGACCCAGTGGGTTAAAGAGCTGTAAGTTGTGGGAATTATggcaaatcctttcctccccaggaaTGGGTCCCTATTATCCAGCAGGACATTCAGAGCCAGCGGAAGGTGAAACCTCAGCCGCCCCTGAGTGATGCCTACCTCAGTGGCATGCCTGCCAAGAGACGAAAGGTTGGTCTCTTTGCTGCGGCTGTGTCTCTGTCCAGTACCCTTGTTGAGCTAGAGGCTTTTGCTTGCTAGTTCAGTCTCTTCATCTAGTTAGGAAGCCTGTTTGTGAGTCAGACTTGTTCATGATTGGTACATTGGTATACGGGCCTTCAACCTTACTGTTTTCTGGCAGTTCTGGTTCCTCAGCTGTGTCACCTCCCAAGTGATTAGGTGTGTAATGAAGAATAGCTAGCTCCGAATCCTAGGTGATTTGACCTGCTGGTGCCTTCTTTGCTGTCAGAACCATGTGCAGGGTGTTCCCTGCCCTATACTAGTATAGACACTGGTTATCTAATGGAAAGGGTGAACTGGGTGGTGGCACTGGGTCTGATATTGATCCCCTTTTCCCTCTCAACCTGTCCCCCAGACAATGCAGGGTGAGGGCCCCCAGCTGCTACTCTCAGAGGCAGTGAGCCGGGCAGCTAAGGCAGCCGGAGCTCGGCCCCTGACAAGCCCCGAGAGCCTGAGCCGGGACCTGGAGGCACCAGAGGTTCAGGAGAGCTACAGGCAGCAGGTGCCCCCACTTTGCAGCAGAATAGGGATGGTCTGTTGGGAGGGGTTGGGCCAGGATCCTGCTTCCCTTGATGGTCAGGGTTTTCCTTGTGGCATTTGGGAAGGCTTAGCAATCTCATATTGGGCTTGCCAGCATGGCTGGTGGGGAACGTATTTCCTAAGGGTTGGTCTTTGTGCTTTCTGGGATCATAGGTCTGAAACCAGGGCTGCTCCTGACctgcttgtgttttctttctagCTCCGGTCTG
Proteins encoded in this region:
- the Bag6 gene encoding large proline-rich protein BAG6 isoform 10 (isoform 10 is encoded by transcript variant 19); this encodes MEPSDSASTAMEEPDSLEVLVKTLDSQTRTFIVGAQMNVKEFKEHIAASVSIPSEKQRLIYQGRVLQDDKKLQEYNVGGKVIHLVERAPPQTQLPSGASSGTGSASATHGGAPLPGTRGPGASVHDRNANSYVMVGTFNLPSDGSAVDVHINMEQAPIQSEPRVRLVMAQHMIRDIQTLLSRMECRGGTQAQASQPPPQTPQTVASETVALNSQTSEPVESEAPPREPMESEEMEERPPTQTPELAPSGPAPAGPAPAGPAPAPETNAPNHPSPAEHVEVLQELQRLQRRLQPFLQRYCEVLGAAATTDYNNNHEGREEDQRLINLVGESLRLLGNTFVALSDLRCNLACAPPRHLHVVRPMSHYTTPMVLQQAAIPIQINVGTTVTMTGNGARPPPAPGAEAATPGSAQATSLPPSSTTVDSSTEGAPPPGPAPPPASSHPRVIRISHQSVEPVVMMHMNIQDSGAQPGGVPSAPTGPLGPPGHGQTLGSTLIQLPSLPPEFMHAVAHQITHQAMVAAVASAAAGQQVPGFPTAPTRVVIARPTPPQARPSHPGGPPVSGALGAGLGTNTSLAQMVSGLVGQLLMQPVLVAQGTPGMAQAQAQAQAQAQAQAQAPAPAPAPAPAPATASASAGTTNTATTAGPAPGGPAQPPPPQPSAADLQFSQLLGNLLGPAGPGAGGPGMASPTITVAMPGVPAFLQGMTDFLQASQTAPPPPPPPPPPPPAPEQQSTPPPGSPSGGTASPGGLGPESLPPEFFTSVVQGVLSSLLGSLGARAGSSESIAAFIQRLSGSSNIFEPGADGALGFFGALLSLLCQNFSMVDVVMLLHGHFQPLQRLQPQLRSFFHQHYLGGQEPTPSNIRMATHTLITGLEEYVRESFSLVQVQPGVDIIRTNLEFLQEQFNSIAAHVLHCTDSGFGARLLELCNQGLFECLALNLHCLGGQQMELAAVINGRIRRMSRGVNPSLVSWLTTMMGLRLQVVLEHMPVGPDAILRYVRRVGDPPQTLPEEPMEVQGAERTSPEPQRENASPAPGTTAEEAMSRGPPPAPEGGSRDEQDGASADAEPWAAAVPPEWVPIIQQDIQSQRKVKPQPPLSDAYLSGMPAKRRKLRSDIQKRLQEDPNYSPQRFPNAHRAFADDP
- the Bag6 gene encoding large proline-rich protein BAG6 isoform 1 (isoform 1 is encoded by transcript variant 8); this translates as MEPSDSASTAMEEPDSLEVLVKTLDSQTRTFIVGAQMNVKEFKEHIAASVSIPSEKQRLIYQGRVLQDDKKLQEYNVGGKVIHLVERAPPQTQLPSGASSGTGSASATHGGAPLPGTRGPGASVHDRNANSYVMVGTFNLPSDGSAVDVHINMEQAPIQSEPRVRLVMAQHMIRDIQTLLSRMECRGGTQAQASQPPPQTPQTVASETVALNSQTSEPVESEAPPREPMESEEMEERPPTQTPELAPSGPAPAGPAPAGPAPAPETNAPNHPSPAEHVEVLQELQRLQRRLQPFLQRYCEVLGAAATTDYNNNHEGREEDQRLINLVGESLRLLGNTFVALSDLRCNLACAPPRHLHVVRPMSHYTTPMVLQQAAIPIQINVGTTVTMTGNGARPPPAPGAEAATPGSAQATSLPPSSTTVDSSTEGAPPPGPAPPPASSHPRVIRISHQSVEPVVMMHMNIQDSGAQPGGVPSAPTGPLGPPGHGQTLGQQVPGFPTAPTRVVIARPTPPQARPSHPGGPPVSGALQGAGLGTNTSLAQMVSGLVGQLLMQPVLVAQGTPGMAQAQAQAQAQAQAQAQAPAPAPAPAPAPATASASAGTTNTATTAGPAPGGPAQPPPPQPSAADLQFSQLLGNLLGPAGPGAGGPGMASPTITVAMPGVPAFLQGMTDFLQASQTAPPPPPPPPPPPPAPEQQSTPPPGSPSGGTASPGGLGPESLPPEFFTSVVQGVLSSLLGSLGARAGSSESIAAFIQRLSGSSNIFEPGADGALGFFGALLSLLCQNFSMVDVVMLLHGHFQPLQRLQPQLRSFFHQHYLGGQEPTPSNIRMATHTLITGLEEYVRESFSLVQVQPGVDIIRTNLEFLQEQFNSIAAHVLHCTDSGFGARLLELCNQGLFECLALNLHCLGGQQMELAAVINGRIRRMSRGVNPSLVSWLTTMMGLRLQVVLEHMPVGPDAILRYVRRVGDPPQTLPEEPMEVQGAERTSPEPQRENASPAPGTTAEEAMSRGPPPAPEGGSRDEQDGASADAEPWAAAVPPEWVPIIQQDIQSQRKVKPQPPLSDAYLSGMPAKRRKTMQGEGPQLLLSEAVSRAAKAAGARPLTSPESLSRDLEAPEVQESYRQQLRSDIQKRLQEDPNYSPQRFPNAHRAFADDP
- the Bag6 gene encoding large proline-rich protein BAG6 isoform 4 (isoform 4 is encoded by transcript variant 4) — its product is MEPSDSASTAMEEPDSLEVLVKTLDSQTRTFIVGAQMNVKEFKEHIAASVSIPSEKQRLIYQGRVLQDDKKLQEYNVGGKVIHLVERAPPQTQLPSGASSGTGSASATHGGAPLPGTRGPGASVHDRNANSYVMVGTFNLPSDGSAVDVHINMEQAPIQSEPRVRLVMAQHMIRDIQTLLSRMECRGGTQAQASQPPPQTPQTVASETVALNSQTSEPVESEAPPREPMESEEMEERPPTQTPELAPSGPAPAGPAPAGPAPAPETNAPNHPSPAEHVEVLQELQRLQRRLQPFLQRYCEVLGAAATTDYNNNHEGREEDQRLINLVGESLRLLGNTFVALSDLRCNLACAPPRHLHVVRPMSHYTTPMVLQQAAIPIQINVGTTVTMTGNGARPPPAPGAEAATPGSAQATSLPPSSTTVDSSTEGAPPPGPAPPPASSHPRVIRISHQSVEPVVMMHMNIQDSGAQPGGVPSAPTGPLGPPGHGQTLGSTLIQLPSLPPEFMHAVAHQITHQAMVAAVASAAAGQQVPGFPTAPTRVVIARPTPPQARPSHPGGPPVSGALQGAGLGTNTSLAQMVSGLVGQLLMQPVLVAQGTPGMAQAQAQAQAQAQAQAQAPAPAPAPAPAPATASASAGTTNTATTAGPAPGGPAQPPPPQPSAADLQFSQLLGNLLGPAGPGAGGPGMASPTITVAMPGVPAFLQGMTDFLQASQTAPPPPPPPPPPPPAPEQQSTPPPGSPSGGTASPGGLGPESLPPEFFTSVVQGVLSSLLGSLGARAGSSESIAAFIQRLSGSSNIFEPGADGALGFFGALLSLLCQNFSMVDVVMLLHGHFQPLQRLQPQLRSFFHQHYLGGQEPTPSNIRMATHTLITGLEEYVRESFSLVQVQPGVDIIRTNLEFLQEQFNSIAAHVLHCTDSGFGARLLELCNQGLFECLALNLHCLGGQQMELAAVINGRIRRMSRGVNPSLVSWLTTMMGLRLQVVLEHMPVGPDAILRYVRRVGDPPQTLPEEPMEVQGAERTSPEPQRENASPAPGTTAEEAMSRGPPPAPEGGSRDEQDGASADAEPWAAAVPPEWVPIIQQDIQSQRKVKPQPPLSDAYLSGMPAKRRKTMQGEGPQLLLSEAVSRAAKAAGARPLTSPESLSRDLEAPEVQESYRQQLRSDIQKRLQEDPNYSPQRFPNAHRAFADDP
- the Bag6 gene encoding large proline-rich protein BAG6 isoform 16 (isoform 16 is encoded by transcript variant 33), producing the protein MEPSDSASTAMEEPDSLEVLVKTLDSQTRTFIVGAQMNVKEFKEHIAASVSIPSEKQRLIYQGRVLQDDKKLQEYNVGGKVIHLVERAPPQTQLPSGASSGTGSASATHGGAPLPGTRGPGASVHDRNANSYVMVGTFNLPSDGSAVDVHINMEQAPIQSEPRVRLVMAQHMIRDIQTLLSRMECRGGTQAQASQPPPQTPQTVASETVALNSQTSEPVESEAPPREPMESEEMEERPPTQTPELAPSGPAPAGPAPAGPAPAPETNAPNHPSPAEHVEVLQELQRLQRRLQPFLQRYCEVLGAAATTDYNNNHEGREEDQRLINLVGESLRLLGNTFVALSDLRCNLACAPPRHLHVVRPMSHYTTPMVLQQAAIPIQINVGTTVTMTGNGARPPPAPGAEAATPGSAQATSLPPSSTTVDSSTEGAPPPGPAPPPASSHPRVIRISHQSVEPVVMMHMNIQGQQVPGFPTAPTRVVIARPTPPQARPSHPGGPPVSGALQGAGLGTNTSLAQMVSGLVGQLLMQPVLVAQGTPGMAQAQAQAQAQAQAQAQAPAPAPAPAPAPATASASAGTTNTATTAGPAPGGPAQPPPPQPSAADLQFSQLLGNLLGPAGPGAGGPGMASPTITVAMPGVPAFLQGMTDFLQASQTAPPPPPPPPPPPPAPEQQSTPPPGSPSGGTASPGGLGPESLPPEFFTSVVQGVLSSLLGSLGARAGSSESIAAFIQRLSGSSNIFEPGADGALGFFGALLSLLCQNFSMVDVVMLLHGHFQPLQRLQPQLRSFFHQHYLGGQEPTPSNIRMATHTLITGLEEYVRESFSLVQVQPGVDIIRTNLEFLQEQFNSIAAHVLHCTDSGFGARLLELCNQGLFECLALNLHCLGGQQMELAAVINGRIRRMSRGVNPSLVSWLTTMMGLRLQVVLEHMPVGPDAILRYVRRVGDPPQTLPEEPMEVQGAERTSPEPQRENASPAPGTTAEEAMSRGPPPAPEGGSRDEQDGASADAEPWAAAVPPEWVPIIQQDIQSQRKVKPQPPLSDAYLSGMPAKRRKLRSDIQKRLQEDPNYSPQRFPNAHRAFADDP
- the Bag6 gene encoding large proline-rich protein BAG6 isoform 7 (isoform 7 is encoded by transcript variant 7), giving the protein MEPSDSASTAMEEPDSLEVLVKTLDSQTRTFIVGAQMNVKEFKEHIAASVSIPSEKQRLIYQGRVLQDDKKLQEYNVGGKVIHLVERAPPQTQLPSGASSGTGSASATHGGAPLPGTRGPGASVHDRNANSYVMVGTFNLPSDGSAVDVHINMEQAPIQSEPRVRLVMAQHMIRDIQTLLSRMECRGGTQAQASQPPPQTPQTVASETVALNSQTSEPVESEAPPREPMESEEMEERPPTQTPELAPSGPAPAGPAPAGPAPAPETNAPNHPSPAEHVEVLQELQRLQRRLQPFLQRYCEVLGAAATTDYNNNHEGREEDQRLINLVGESLRLLGNTFVALSDLRCNLACAPPRHLHVVRPMSHYTTPMVLQQAAIPIQINVGTTVTMTGNGARPPPAPGAEAATPGSAQATSLPPSSTTVDSSTEGAPPPGPAPPPASSHPRVIRISHQSVEPVVMMHMNIQDSGAQPGGVPSAPTGPLGPPGHGQTLGQQVPGFPTAPTRVVIARPTPPQARPSHPGGPPVSGALQGAGLGTNTSLAQMVSGLVGQLLMQPVLVAQGTPGMAQAQAQAQAQAQAQAQAPAPAPAPAPAPATASASAGTTNTATTAGPAPGGPAQPPPPQPSAADLQFSQLLGNLLGPAGPGAGGPGMASPTITVAMPGVPAFLQGMTDFLQASQTAPPPPPPPPPPPPAPEQQSTPPPGSPSGGTASPGGLGPESLPPEFFTSVVQGVLSSLLGSLGARAGSSESIAAFIQRLSGSSNIFEPGADGALGFFGALLSLLCQNFSMVDVVMLLHGHFQPLQRLQPQLRSFFHQHYLGGQEPTPSNIRMATHTLITGLEEYVRESFSLVQVQPGVDIIRTNLEFLQEQFNSIAAHVLHCTDSGFGARLLELCNQGLFECLALNLHCLGGQQMELAAVINGRIRRMSRGVNPSLVSWLTTMMGLRLQVVLEHMPVGPDAILRYVRRVGDPPQTLPEEPMEVQGAERTSPEPQRENASPAPGTTAEEAMSRGPPPAPEGGSRDEQDGASADAEPWAAAVPPQDIQSQRKVKPQPPLSDAYLSGMPAKRRKTMQGEGPQLLLSEAVSRAAKAAGARPLTSPESLSRDLEAPEVQESYRQQLRSDIQKRLQEDPNYSPQRFPNAHRAFADDP